A stretch of the Ptychodera flava strain L36383 chromosome 18, AS_Pfla_20210202, whole genome shotgun sequence genome encodes the following:
- the LOC139117918 gene encoding mucin-like protein, with protein sequence MAIWWSFLVVEMVQLVFVQALVRRRHIATLLLLPVFKGSYFCDLYAEKRPPGTCNGYFPPIWGWMLGDPHLKTLDGVSYTFNGLGEYTLVQVDDDFFKLQGRTARAITKNGTMSQATVFVAFAAKQQNSSTVQVKLTDDGTDYDVLVDGELFNKTFLDDQPFTPNGTNVSMSLKQEESTVGSGAKVRFVASFTSKMSISIGVAEKMLDVLFSAPEEFKGRVTGLLGFWDGDPTNDFKLPDGNIKQPTGDNFTDAEYFEFGQQWNISANQSIFWYEEGKSWSDYNDPTFEPLFLDELIDNYEREDPAYLSKVRSNCGDDQECLFDSLATEREEIGLLTRNSSTQIRQQQTDLGNFPPNVTIEGSSLLEVEVGKAVSLKLDATDPNPGDTITYMLADPVLGAHITQGKIIILHIQNILSTETWLQNRSNSDQIEANILFFLNRW encoded by the exons ATGGCAATTTGGTGGTCGTTTCTTGTGGTGGAGATGGTTCAATTGGTATTTGTACAGGCTTTGGTACG ACGAAGACATATTGCCACGTTATTACTGCTGCCAGTATTCAAGGGATCCTATTTTTGTGACTTGTATGCCGAGAAACGACCACCAGGAACGTGTAATGGGTACTTCCCACCTATATGGG GCTGGATGCTTGGAGATCCCCATTTGAAAACTCTTGATGGCGTTTCGTACACCTTTAATGGATTAGGCGAGTACACCTTGGTGCAGGTTGATGACGACTTCTTCAAGTTACAAGGACGAACAGCAAGGGCAATCACAAAGAATGGCACAATGAGTCAAGCTACGGTGTTTGTAGCTTTTGCTGCAAAACAACAGAACAGTTCTACG GTTCAAGTCAAGCTGACAGATGATGGTACTGATTATGACGTACTCGTCGATGGCGAACTATTCAATAAGACTTTCCTGGATGATC AACCATTTACTCCAAACGGCACCAACGTTTCTATGTCATTGAAACAAGAAGAATCCACTGTAGGGTCGGGTGCGAAAGTTAGATTCGTCGCATCATTCACATCCAAAATGTCGATATCTATTGGAGTCGCAGAGAAGATGCTTGATGTCCTGTTTTCGGCACCAGAAGAGTTCAAAGGTCGTGTTACAGGCTTACTGG GATTTTGGGATGGTGATCCTACAAACGACTTCAAACTCCCAGACGGCAATATAAAACAACCAACAGGTGACAACTTTACAGACGCCGAGTACTTTGAATTTGGTCAGCAGT GGAATATATCGGCCAATCAgtcaattttttggtacgaagAAGGAAAGTCGTGGTCAGATTACAACGACCCAACATTCGAACCGTTGTTCTTGGACGAGTTAATCGACAATTATGAAAGGGAAGACCCAGCTTACTTGAGTAAGGTCCGATCTAATTGTGGCGACGATCAGGAATGTCTGTTTGATTCATTGGCTACGGAGAGGGAAGAGATTGGTCTCTTGACAAGGAACTCATCAACACAAATACGACAACAGCAAACGGATTTGG GTAACTTCCCTCCGAATGTAACGATTGAGGGCAGTTCTCTATTAGAAGTGGAAGTTGGAAAGGCTGTGTCATTGAAATTGGATGCGACTGATCCGAACCCTGGAGACACCATAACATATATGCTTGCGGATCCCGTGCTCGGCGCTCACATTACCCAAGGTAAGATAATAAttttgcacattcaaaatatattgtcaacGGAGACTTGGTTACAAAATAGATCAAACAGTGACCAAATAGAagcaaatattttattctttctgAACAGATGGTAA